A window from Vulpes vulpes isolate BD-2025 chromosome 9, VulVul3, whole genome shotgun sequence encodes these proteins:
- the LOC140593807 gene encoding uncharacterized protein, translated as MAPCQAHLSRSFQAHTRGRRLSAQPVSTATSLMLCTDRPSHPRALTCCRQSARAGLRVQLQAPTPPACLPARTRHPEPPALQANDGVTEEPRALGPKAEGHRRRLLRGWARGREGLLAGGEQRPGPAGAERSGSRSRSRSSVEVTQTPLGRDTEQTLQRTACGRTATWARSQLRPHKYGGCQDGRGRAGGSTDSLGPSHCPRSLVATSTVTASLGPASQPVAPGHLVTCHCPNSGCRLLPLPSPLNAPLSLPSRKPSQVPRGHSTCSVPGPPPPARAFPKSQPATLPGSRRATPRAAGSPHLPSLAPLPSTQARPGSINKYVRRNCTETLCPWWHPRLTTAAPAWQPQTSVT; from the exons ATGGCGCCATGCCAAGCCCATCTCTCCAGAAGCTTCCAGGCTCACACCAGAGGACGCAGACTGTCAGCTCAACCCGTCTCCACAGCCACATCCCTGATGCTCTGCACAGACCGACCCAGCCACCCCCGAGCACTAACTTGCTGTAGACAATCAGCCCGTGCTGGGCTGCGTGTACAGCTGCAGGCGCCAACGCCACCAG CCTGCCTCCCTGCCCGGACCCGCCACCCGGAGCCCCCAGCACTGCAGGCGAATGACGGCGTCACCGAGGAGCCCCGCGCGCTGGGACCCAAAGCCGAAGGGCACCGCCGGCGCCTCCTCCGCGGGTGGGCCCGGGGCCGCGAGGGGCTGCTGGCGGGCGGGGAACAAAGGCCGGGCCCGGCgggagcggagcggagcgggagccggagccggagccggagctcG GTGGAGGTGACACAGACTCCGCTGGGCCGGGACACCGAGCAGACCCTCCAGCGGACGGCCTGTGGGCGCACCGCGACCTGGGCCCGCTCTCAGCTCAGGCCCCATAAATACGGGGGCTGCCAAGACGGCCGGGGACGGGCAGGGGGCTCAACCGATTCCCTCGGACCCAGCCACTGCCCACGAAGCCTGGTAGCCACGTCCACAGTCACGGCCAGCCTCGGCCCGGCATCCCAGCCCGTCGCTCCCGGCCACCTTGTGACCTGCCACTGCCCTAACTCTGGATGTcggctcctccccctgcccagccctctcAATGCCCCCCTCAGccttccctccaggaagccttcccaggtCCCTCGGGGCCACAGCACCTGCTCAGTACCGGGACCCCCCCCCCCTGCCAGGGCCTTCCCCAAGTCCCAACCGGCCACCCTCCCTGGCAGCAGGAGGGCCACTCCGCGTGCTGCTGGgagcccccacctcccttctctcGCCCCCCTGCCCAGCACCCAGGCCAGACCTGGGTCAATAAACAAATACGTACGAAGAAACTGCACAGAGACTCTTTGTCCGTGGTGGCATCCCAGGCTGACCACGGCGGCCCCAGCGTGGCAGCCCCAGACCTCCGTGACCTGA
- the GPC1 gene encoding glypican-1: MEPRARGWWLLCAAAALAACARGDPSKGRSCSEVRQVYGAKGFSLSDVPQAEISGEHLRICPQGYTCCTSEMEENLANRSRAELETALLDSAHALQATLAAQLQSFDDHFQQLLNESERALQDAFPGAFGELYAQGAKAFRDLYAELRLYYRGANLHLEDTLAEFWARLLERLFRQLHPQLLLPDDYLDCLGKQADALRPFGEAPRELRLRATRAFVAARAFVQGLGVAGDVVRKVAQVPLGPECSRAVMKLAYCAHCLGVPGARPCPDYCRNVLKGCLANQADLDAEWRNLLDSMVLITDKFWGPSGAESVIGGVHLWLAEAINALQDNRDILTAKVIQGCGNPKVNPQGSGPEEKRRQGKLVLQEKPPTGTLEKLVSEAKTQLRDAQDFWISLPGMLCSEKMAMSSASDDRCWNGMAKGRYLPEVMGDGLANQINNPEVEVDITKPDMTVRQQIMQLKVMTNRLRGAYSGNDVDFQDASDDSSGSGSGDSCPDDLCDRRVSKKSSSSRTTLTHALPGLSEQEGQKTSAASCPQPCASLPLLLLSLVLSAARPTWR; this comes from the exons ATGGAGCCGCGGGCCCGAGGCTGGTGGCTGCTGTGCGCGGCCGCCGCGCTGGCCGCCTGCGCCCGCGGGGACCCCAGCAAGGGCCGCAGCTGCAGCGAAGTCCGCCAGGTCTACGGCGCCAAGGGCTTCAGCCTGAGCGACGTGCCCCAGGCGGAGATCTCGG GAGAGCACCTGCGGATCTGCCCCCAGGGCTATACCTGCTGTACCAGCGAGATGGAGGAGAACCTGGCCAACCGCAGCCGGGCCGAGCTGGAGACGGCCCTCCTGGACAGCGCCCACGCCCTGCAGGCCACCCTCGCCGCCCAGCTGCAGAGCTTCGATG ATCACTTCCAGCAGCTGCTGAACGAGTCGGAGCGGGCGCTGCAGGACGCCTTCCCCGGCGCCTTCGGGGAGCTGTACGCGCAGGGCGCCAAGGCCTTCCGGGACCTGTACGCCGAGCTGCGCCTCTACTACCGCGGCGCCAACCTGCACCTGGAGGACACGCTGGCCGAGTTCTGGGCCCGCCTGCTCGAGCGCCTCTTCAGGCAGCTGCACCCGCAGCTGCTGCTCCCCGACGACTACCTGGACTGCCTGGGCAAGCAGGCCGACGCGCTGCGGCCCTTCGGGGAGGCTCCGCGGGAGCTGCGCCTGCGGGCCACCCGCGCCTTCGTGGCAGCGCGAGCCTTCGTGCAGGGCCTGGGCGTGGCCGGCGATGTGGTCCGCAAGGTGGCCCAG gtgcccctgggccccGAGTGCTCCAGGGCCGTCATGAAGCTGGCCTACTGCGCCCACTGCTTGGGGGTCCCCGGCGCCCGGCCGTGCCCCGACTACTGCCGCAACGTGCTCAAGGGTTGCCTGGCCAACCAGGCCGACCTCGACGCCGAGTGGAGGAACCTTCTGG ACTCCATGGTGCTCATCACCGACAAGTTCTGGGGCCCTTCCGGAGCAGAGAGCGTCATCGGCGGCGTGCACCTGTGGCTGGCCGAAGCCATCAACGCCCTCCAGGACAACAGGGACATCCTCACCGCCAAG GTCATCCAGGGCTGTGGGAACCCCAAGGTGAACCCTCAGGGCTCCGGGCCCGAGGAGAAGCGGCGCCAGGGCAAGCTGGTGCTACAGGAGAAGCCTCCCACGGGCACGCTGGAGAAGCTG GTCTCGGAGGCCAAGACGCAGCTCCGCGATGCCCAGGACTTCTGGATCAGCCTCCCCGGCATGCTGTGCAGCGAGAAGATGGCCATGAGCAGCGCCAGCGATGACCGCTGCTGGAACGGcatggccaaaggcag GTACCTCCCAGAGGTGATGGGCGACGGCCTGGCCAATCAGATCAACAACCCTGAGGTGGAGGTGGACATCACCAAGCCCGACATGACCGTCCGCCAGCAGATCATGCAGCTGAAGGTCATGACCAACCGGCTTCGCGGCGCCTACAGCGGCAATGACGTGGACTTCCAGGACGCCA gcGACGACAGCAGCGGCTCGGGCAGTGGGGACAGCTGCCCGGACGACCTCTGTGACCGGAGGGTCAGCAAGAAGAGCTCCAGCTCGCGGACGACCCTGACGCACGCCCTCCCCGGCCTGTCGGAGCAGGAGGGCCAGAAGACGTCGGCCGccagctgcccccagccctgcgcgTCCCTGCCGCTGCTGCTCCTGTCCCTGGTCCTCTCGGCCGCCAGGCCCACGTGGCGGTaa